A window of the Virgibacillus pantothenticus genome harbors these coding sequences:
- a CDS encoding Stp1/IreP family PP2C-type Ser/Thr phosphatase codes for MKAHFLTDRGQVRSHNEDSGGVFYNSGGQVLAIIADGMGGHQAGDVASQMATKLLQKKWEQTEQVPSPDVAETWVQAAVLEANTAIFQYAHEHEACYGMGTTIVIAIILEETLTIAHIGDSRAYMITNETMKQITEDHSFVNALIQSGQISKEEATYHPRKNVVLKALGTEETVTCDVRTLSLEQNDLLLLCTDGLTDKLSDEEIYTIVCSDTDLYQVGQKMVQLANERGGEDNISLVLIQHDKPEERAGEPL; via the coding sequence ATGAAGGCTCATTTTCTAACAGATCGAGGTCAAGTTCGCAGCCATAATGAGGACTCTGGTGGTGTGTTTTATAATTCGGGAGGCCAAGTTTTAGCTATTATTGCTGATGGAATGGGGGGGCATCAGGCTGGTGATGTAGCCAGTCAAATGGCTACTAAGTTGCTTCAGAAGAAGTGGGAGCAAACGGAGCAGGTCCCCTCGCCTGATGTTGCAGAAACATGGGTGCAAGCTGCTGTGCTTGAAGCAAATACAGCCATCTTTCAGTATGCCCACGAACATGAAGCATGTTATGGAATGGGAACAACGATCGTTATTGCTATCATCCTTGAGGAAACTTTAACAATTGCACATATCGGCGATAGTCGAGCTTATATGATCACAAATGAGACGATGAAACAAATAACGGAAGACCACTCTTTCGTAAATGCCCTTATTCAATCAGGACAAATCTCTAAAGAAGAAGCGACTTATCATCCGCGAAAAAATGTCGTCTTAAAAGCTCTAGGGACAGAAGAAACCGTAACCTGTGATGTTCGGACTTTAAGTCTTGAGCAGAATGATTTGCTGTTACTATGTACAGATGGCTTGACCGACAAATTGTCAGATGAAGAAATTTATACAATTGTGTGTTCAGATACTGATCTATACCAAGTCGGGCAAAAAATGGTCCAATTAGCAAATGAGCGCGGCGGTGAGGATAATATTTCACTTGTATTAATTCAACATGACAAACCTGAAGAGAGAGCAGGTGAACCATTGTGA
- the rsmB gene encoding 16S rRNA (cytosine(967)-C(5))-methyltransferase RsmB, whose product MNKQTVRSKALDTLIRIEKDQGYSHLLVNQELQAGGIRSKDEGLFTEIVYGTVQQQLTLDYYLKPFLKGKTNLDLWVRVLLRMSIYQMVFLDRIPDHAIIHEAVEIAKSRGHKGIASFVNGVLRAIQRKGVPSISALSDDTTRISIATSHPQWLVERWMNQYGKETTEAMCLANTKHKPLSVRIQPLKISRGEAIRQMEESGFKVHPSFFSPQGIVIEEGNVLKSKWFQEGMVTIQDQSSMLVAELLQLKPGMSVLDACSAPGGKATHIAEKMENQGRIDAYDLHAKKVKLIQAKADELDLSIIHPSTGDARKLREKYKDATFDRILIDAPCSGLGVIRGKPEIKYHKREEDIERLASIQQEILETVAPLLKQEGRLVYSTCTVDQQENEQVIRAFCEKHPSFEVDQTFFTALPKPLHDSEGISKEGLQIFPQTFQTDGFFITRLKLKNE is encoded by the coding sequence ATGAACAAGCAAACGGTACGAAGCAAAGCGTTAGATACATTAATACGTATTGAAAAGGATCAAGGATATAGTCATCTGCTCGTCAATCAGGAACTACAGGCTGGAGGCATTCGTTCCAAGGATGAGGGTTTGTTTACGGAAATCGTGTATGGTACAGTACAGCAGCAATTAACGTTGGATTACTATTTAAAACCATTTTTAAAAGGGAAAACAAATCTCGATTTATGGGTTAGAGTTTTGTTGCGAATGTCCATTTATCAGATGGTATTTTTAGACCGTATCCCAGACCATGCGATTATCCATGAAGCGGTGGAAATTGCCAAATCTCGTGGGCATAAAGGGATTGCCTCATTTGTAAATGGTGTTTTACGTGCCATACAACGAAAAGGAGTTCCTTCTATATCTGCGTTAAGCGATGACACAACAAGAATATCCATTGCAACAAGCCACCCGCAATGGTTAGTGGAACGCTGGATGAACCAATATGGGAAAGAGACAACCGAAGCGATGTGTCTTGCAAATACGAAACACAAACCGTTATCTGTTCGCATCCAGCCTTTAAAAATAAGCAGGGGAGAGGCAATCAGGCAGATGGAAGAGAGTGGTTTTAAAGTACACCCTTCCTTTTTCTCGCCACAGGGAATTGTTATTGAAGAGGGAAATGTGTTGAAAAGCAAATGGTTTCAGGAAGGAATGGTGACGATTCAAGATCAATCTTCCATGCTAGTTGCTGAATTACTACAATTAAAACCTGGCATGTCTGTGCTTGATGCTTGCAGTGCACCCGGCGGAAAAGCAACACATATAGCGGAAAAAATGGAGAACCAAGGTCGGATTGATGCATACGATCTTCATGCTAAAAAAGTGAAACTTATCCAGGCAAAGGCAGACGAACTTGATTTATCGATTATCCACCCATCAACAGGAGATGCTCGTAAGTTGCGTGAAAAATACAAAGATGCTACTTTTGATCGAATTTTAATTGACGCCCCTTGTTCTGGATTAGGAGTTATTAGAGGCAAACCAGAAATAAAATATCACAAACGAGAAGAGGATATCGAACGCTTAGCGTCTATACAACAGGAGATACTCGAAACGGTTGCTCCATTATTAAAACAAGAAGGTCGATTAGTATACAGTACATGTACGGTTGACCAACAAGAAAATGAACAGGTTATTCGTGCCTTTTGTGAAAAACATCCTTCCTTTGAAGTTGACCAAACATTTTTTACTGCTTTACCTAAGCCCTTGCATGATTCTGAGGGAATAAGTAAGGAAGGTTTGCAAATCTTTCCGCAGACATTTCAAACAGACGGGTTCTTTATAACACGACTAAAGTTAAAAAATGAATAG
- the fmt gene encoding methionyl-tRNA formyltransferase, producing the protein MKRIVFMGTPDFAVPILKTLVASPYDVVLVVTQPDRPKGRKRLVTPPPVKQEAIKHDIPVFQPEKLKDDYEAILAYEPDLIVTAAYGQLLPNKLLTAPPYGCINVHASLLPELRGGAPIHYAIMQGKTETGVTIMYMVEKLDAGAMLTHQKVMIEENDHVGSLHDKLAEAGSQLLEETLPKLFANELQPIEQEHEQASFAHNIKREQEEIDWNQPSRVVYNHVRGLHPWPVAYTIFQGKPMKIWWGEPIDKVYDGKSGEVVDKPDNSSFIIVCGDKKGFRVTEIQPAGKKRMTVKDYLQGNPNQIQIGQIMGE; encoded by the coding sequence ATGAAACGAATTGTATTTATGGGTACGCCAGATTTTGCTGTCCCGATTTTAAAAACATTAGTAGCTTCCCCTTATGACGTTGTACTTGTTGTTACTCAGCCAGATCGGCCAAAAGGGAGAAAGCGATTGGTTACTCCGCCTCCAGTCAAGCAGGAAGCCATAAAGCACGATATCCCTGTGTTTCAACCTGAAAAGCTAAAGGATGACTATGAAGCGATACTGGCATATGAGCCCGATTTAATCGTAACCGCCGCTTACGGCCAACTGCTACCTAACAAATTGTTAACTGCACCCCCGTATGGATGTATCAATGTGCATGCTTCACTTCTTCCAGAATTACGAGGTGGTGCACCGATACATTATGCCATTATGCAAGGCAAAACGGAAACGGGCGTTACGATTATGTATATGGTAGAAAAGTTAGATGCAGGAGCTATGCTGACGCATCAAAAAGTAATGATTGAAGAAAATGATCACGTAGGCAGCTTACACGACAAATTGGCTGAAGCGGGTTCACAGTTATTAGAAGAAACCCTTCCTAAGCTTTTTGCTAATGAATTACAGCCAATCGAACAAGAACACGAGCAAGCCAGTTTCGCTCATAATATTAAGCGGGAGCAAGAAGAAATTGATTGGAATCAACCGAGTCGGGTGGTGTATAACCATGTGCGGGGATTACACCCTTGGCCGGTCGCTTATACGATATTTCAAGGGAAACCGATGAAAATATGGTGGGGGGAGCCAATAGATAAAGTTTATGATGGAAAATCTGGAGAAGTCGTTGATAAACCAGATAACAGCTCTTTCATTATTGTTTGTGGCGATAAAAAAGGCTTTCGGGTAACTGAAATACAACCAGCGGGGAAAAAACGAATGACAGTAAAGGACTATTTGCAAGGGAATCCAAATCAAATCCAAATTGGTCAAATAATGGGTGAGTAA
- the priA gene encoding primosomal protein N' encodes MNIAKVIVDVPASSIDQTFDYLIPEKFSDIVVAGARVIVPFGPRKVMGFVVEKTTASEFSKLKPLHDVLDFQPVLTKELLEIGKWLARETISLQITTFQAMLPQVLKATYKKEIVRLSEARLSEELELLFAGRDIVPYEDFIASGIRYIRLSEAVQAKDVAIEYVVQSRITKKYQTIIRPAKEIHQLEEAVLDLSKQAKKQKQLLQFFLQHPQPVEKQALLKQLKTSDNTLRELQKKGLLESFQQEVYRDPYAHSDFPKTEALNLTGQQAEAIKPMKETIENERHAVFLLHGITGSGKTEIYLQVIQAVIEKGAEAIVLVPEISLTPQMVKRFKGRFGSNVAVMHSALSAGEKYDEWRRVQRKEVQVVVGARSAIFAPFENLGVIIIDEEHESTYKQEDQPRYHARDVAIQRGQHHKCPVILGSATPMLESYARASKGVYQLTTLDKRTNNKELPPVEIVDMRKELHAGNRTMFSRTLKAEIEACLQKGEQIVLLLNRRGYSTFVMCRDCGHVKECPHCDIALTFHKNSHALKCHYCSYEEPMPIHCPECGSDTIRYFGTGTQRVEEALVKLIPEARVIRMDVDTTRRKGSHEKLLHQFATKQADILLGTQMIAKGLDFENVTLVGVLTADSMLHLPDFRSAEKTFQILTQVSGRAGRHELNGKVVVQTYTPDHYSIQLASTYDYTSFYQKEMLMRKTFHYPPYFFLALITVTHTNQVKAIQSTQQMVQMLSKVVHKQTILLGPTPSPIPRIKNRYRYQCMIKYRNEPHLQDELRKIMEHFSEQIRKDGLLISIDMQPYHLM; translated from the coding sequence GTGAATATAGCAAAAGTAATTGTCGATGTTCCTGCTAGTTCCATCGACCAAACGTTTGACTATCTTATTCCAGAAAAGTTTTCAGATATTGTCGTTGCTGGAGCTCGTGTTATTGTACCATTTGGCCCGAGGAAAGTCATGGGGTTTGTTGTAGAAAAGACAACAGCATCCGAATTTTCCAAGTTAAAGCCTCTTCATGATGTGCTTGATTTCCAACCTGTATTGACAAAAGAACTATTGGAAATTGGAAAATGGCTTGCACGTGAAACGATCAGCTTACAAATAACAACCTTTCAAGCAATGTTGCCACAAGTATTAAAAGCAACTTATAAGAAGGAAATTGTACGTCTTTCAGAAGCACGCTTGTCTGAGGAACTAGAATTGTTGTTTGCAGGTAGAGATATTGTTCCATATGAAGATTTTATTGCTTCAGGAATTCGTTATATTCGACTATCTGAAGCGGTACAAGCTAAAGACGTAGCAATCGAATATGTAGTTCAATCACGCATTACTAAAAAATATCAAACGATCATTCGGCCGGCTAAAGAAATACATCAGCTAGAAGAAGCGGTGTTGGATTTATCCAAACAAGCAAAAAAACAAAAGCAGCTTCTCCAGTTTTTTTTGCAACATCCGCAGCCGGTGGAGAAGCAAGCGTTACTAAAGCAACTAAAAACGAGCGATAACACGTTGAGGGAGCTGCAAAAAAAAGGATTGCTGGAAAGTTTCCAACAAGAGGTTTACCGTGATCCTTATGCACATAGCGACTTTCCGAAAACAGAAGCTTTGAATTTAACAGGACAACAAGCCGAAGCAATCAAGCCAATGAAAGAAACAATTGAAAATGAAAGGCATGCTGTTTTTTTGCTTCATGGTATTACTGGAAGCGGAAAAACGGAAATATATTTACAAGTTATTCAAGCGGTTATTGAAAAAGGCGCCGAGGCAATTGTCCTTGTACCAGAAATATCGTTAACACCGCAGATGGTTAAACGATTTAAAGGAAGATTTGGTTCTAATGTAGCTGTCATGCACAGTGCTTTGTCCGCAGGTGAAAAATATGATGAATGGCGACGTGTACAACGTAAAGAGGTACAAGTGGTTGTGGGGGCAAGATCTGCTATCTTTGCCCCATTCGAAAATTTAGGAGTTATTATTATTGATGAAGAGCATGAATCAACCTATAAGCAAGAAGATCAGCCACGTTACCATGCAAGAGATGTAGCTATTCAACGTGGGCAACACCACAAGTGTCCTGTGATTTTAGGTAGCGCAACTCCCATGCTGGAATCGTATGCTAGAGCAAGTAAGGGAGTCTATCAATTAACAACACTGGATAAGCGAACGAACAATAAAGAACTGCCACCAGTAGAAATTGTGGATATGCGTAAGGAGTTACATGCTGGAAATCGTACGATGTTTTCTAGAACATTAAAAGCGGAAATAGAAGCGTGTTTGCAAAAGGGAGAACAAATCGTACTATTATTGAATCGCAGAGGATATTCTACGTTTGTTATGTGTCGGGATTGTGGTCATGTCAAAGAGTGCCCGCATTGTGATATTGCATTGACGTTTCATAAAAATAGTCATGCATTAAAATGCCATTACTGCTCATACGAAGAACCGATGCCGATACATTGCCCAGAGTGCGGCAGTGATACCATTCGCTATTTTGGGACAGGCACACAAAGAGTCGAGGAAGCATTGGTAAAGTTGATACCTGAGGCTCGGGTTATTCGAATGGATGTAGATACGACAAGAAGAAAAGGGTCGCATGAGAAACTATTGCACCAATTTGCAACGAAGCAAGCCGATATTTTACTAGGAACACAAATGATAGCAAAAGGTCTTGATTTTGAAAATGTTACTTTGGTAGGTGTGTTAACGGCAGATTCGATGTTACACTTACCAGATTTTCGTTCAGCAGAAAAAACGTTTCAAATATTGACGCAGGTGAGTGGACGGGCTGGCCGACATGAACTAAATGGAAAAGTAGTCGTACAAACATATACTCCTGATCATTATAGTATTCAGCTGGCTAGTACGTACGATTACACAAGTTTTTATCAAAAGGAAATGCTAATGCGCAAAACGTTCCACTATCCGCCTTATTTCTTTTTAGCATTAATCACCGTTACACATACAAACCAAGTTAAGGCGATTCAATCCACACAACAAATGGTACAAATGCTATCCAAAGTCGTCCATAAACAAACTATCTTATTAGGACCAACGCCGTCGCCCATTCCGCGTATAAAGAATAGATATCGTTATCAATGCATGATAAAATACAGAAATGAACCGCATTTACAAGATGAACTTCGGAAGATAATGGAGCATTTTTCAGAGCAGATTCGCAAAGATGGTTTGCTAATTTCCATTGATATGCAACCTTATCATTTAATGTAA
- the coaBC gene encoding bifunctional phosphopantothenoylcysteine decarboxylase/phosphopantothenate--cysteine ligase CoaBC: MVHSKNIVLGVSGGIAAYKACSLASKLTQKGANVKVVMTDNATKFVAPLTFQALSRNPVFTDTFDEKDPTKIAHIDVADWADIVILAPATANIIGKLANGIADDMLSTILLATQAAVYIAPAMNVHMYAHPAVIKNMQTLVDWGYHFIEPGAGYLACGYVGKGRLEEPATIIETIEAHQQQKENLFLTGKHVLVSAGPTQEKIDPVRYFTNRSSGKMGFALAEVAANAGASVTLVAGPSQVQIQHAQITKIDVTTAEEMYESMLEHFGASDIIIKAAAVADYRPAVTYEQKMKKQAGPLQIHMERTRDILQALGEQKAQQFLVGFAAETERPIENGRKKLERKNLDAIVINDISADGAGFAGDTNAVTYLNKRGKTETLGLNTKQEIARQILQLIHEDVEAQRS, from the coding sequence GTGGTTCATTCCAAAAATATAGTTCTGGGTGTATCTGGAGGTATAGCGGCTTACAAGGCTTGTAGTCTTGCTAGTAAGTTGACGCAAAAAGGAGCAAACGTAAAAGTGGTTATGACAGATAATGCGACGAAGTTTGTTGCACCTTTAACATTTCAAGCTCTATCTCGTAACCCTGTATTTACCGATACATTTGATGAAAAAGATCCAACAAAAATTGCTCATATTGATGTAGCTGATTGGGCGGATATTGTTATCCTTGCCCCAGCAACTGCTAATATTATTGGTAAACTTGCTAATGGAATTGCTGATGATATGTTATCAACCATATTACTTGCTACACAAGCTGCGGTATACATTGCACCTGCTATGAATGTGCATATGTACGCACACCCTGCTGTCATAAAAAACATGCAAACATTAGTTGATTGGGGCTATCATTTTATTGAACCTGGTGCTGGTTATTTAGCTTGTGGTTATGTAGGCAAAGGCCGGTTAGAAGAACCAGCAACGATCATCGAAACAATAGAAGCACACCAACAACAAAAAGAAAACTTATTTTTAACAGGAAAGCACGTGCTCGTTTCTGCTGGTCCTACGCAAGAAAAAATAGATCCAGTCCGTTATTTTACCAATCGGTCTTCTGGGAAAATGGGATTTGCACTAGCGGAAGTCGCTGCTAATGCAGGAGCTTCTGTCACATTAGTTGCCGGACCAAGCCAAGTGCAAATACAGCATGCTCAGATAACGAAAATTGATGTTACGACGGCAGAGGAAATGTATGAATCCATGCTCGAGCACTTTGGTGCAAGTGATATTATCATTAAAGCTGCCGCTGTTGCAGATTATCGTCCCGCCGTTACTTATGAACAAAAAATGAAAAAACAAGCTGGTCCTTTACAAATTCATATGGAACGAACAAGAGATATATTACAAGCTTTAGGTGAGCAAAAAGCTCAGCAATTTCTTGTAGGATTTGCTGCTGAAACAGAGAGACCGATTGAGAATGGACGTAAAAAGCTTGAAAGAAAGAACCTCGATGCCATTGTAATTAATGATATTTCTGCTGATGGTGCAGGGTTTGCCGGAGATACAAATGCAGTAACTTATCTGAATAAACGAGGGAAGACAGAAACGCTTGGTTTAAACACAAAACAAGAGATTGCCAGACAAATTCTCCAACTCATTCATGAGGATGTGGAGGCTCAACGATCGTGA
- the rpoZ gene encoding DNA-directed RNA polymerase subunit omega, translating to MMLDPSIDSLLSKINSKYTLVTLAARRARQISETKKVLIDNPKSHQYVGMALEEIQAGKLFLEEEVGNSPS from the coding sequence ATAATGCTAGATCCATCGATTGATTCACTGCTAAGTAAAATCAACTCAAAATATACACTTGTTACGTTGGCTGCTAGACGGGCTAGACAAATTAGTGAAACGAAGAAAGTGTTAATTGATAATCCAAAATCCCATCAATACGTTGGCATGGCGCTGGAAGAAATTCAGGCAGGAAAGTTGTTTCTTGAAGAAGAGGTAGGAAATAGCCCATCCTAA
- the gmk gene encoding guanylate kinase yields the protein MIEEKGILFILSGPSGVGKGTVRKALFNQDTDLKYSISMTTREKRPGEREGVDYFYKSKEAFEALIQENQLLEYAKYVNNYYGTPREYVEEMLELGHDVFLEIEVQGALQVRENFPEGVFIFLFPPSLEELKNRIIHRGTESQELVLNRLKEARKEIEMMDAYDYVVVNDDVNLAVKKIQAIIQSEHLKRERIAKQYKQLLEDEL from the coding sequence TTGATCGAAGAAAAAGGTATTCTTTTTATTCTTTCGGGGCCTTCCGGAGTTGGAAAAGGAACTGTACGTAAGGCACTTTTCAATCAAGATACGGATTTGAAGTATTCCATCTCGATGACAACCCGTGAAAAACGGCCCGGAGAACGAGAAGGAGTGGATTATTTTTACAAATCCAAAGAAGCTTTTGAAGCACTTATTCAAGAAAATCAACTGTTAGAATATGCGAAATATGTTAATAATTATTATGGTACACCGCGAGAATATGTAGAAGAAATGCTTGAATTAGGTCACGATGTATTTCTTGAAATCGAAGTACAAGGTGCTTTACAAGTTAGAGAAAATTTTCCTGAGGGTGTGTTTATCTTTTTGTTCCCACCTAGTTTAGAAGAACTGAAAAACAGAATTATTCACCGTGGAACAGAATCGCAAGAACTCGTTTTAAACAGACTAAAAGAAGCTAGAAAAGAAATCGAAATGATGGACGCATACGATTATGTCGTTGTAAACGATGATGTTAATCTGGCTGTGAAAAAGATTCAAGCTATTATTCAAAGTGAGCACTTAAAACGTGAGCGTATTGCGAAACAATATAAACAATTATTGGAGGATGAATTATAA
- the remA gene encoding extracellular matrix/biofilm regulator RemA yields the protein MSLRLINIGFGNVVSANRVISIVSPESAPIKRIITVARDNNKLVDATYGRRTRAVIITDSDHVVLSAVQPETVGQRVLSHEEITDDN from the coding sequence TTGAGTTTACGTTTAATTAATATTGGTTTTGGGAATGTTGTTTCAGCGAATCGAGTAATATCAATTGTTTCGCCTGAATCAGCTCCAATCAAACGAATTATTACTGTTGCTCGGGATAACAACAAGTTAGTAGATGCAACTTACGGCAGACGAACAAGAGCAGTTATTATTACGGACAGTGATCATGTAGTGTTGTCTGCAGTTCAGCCTGAAACAGTAGGTCAACGCGTATTAAGTCACGAAGAAATAACGGACGATAATTAG
- a CDS encoding YicC/YloC family endoribonuclease, with translation MAISMTGYGSAKVATNQLLLTVEVKTVNHRYLDISMKLPNQFGFLEENLKKMLQIYFQRGRVELYIQIHGEALMQKTVETNWDLVEQYMSQLQEMKERYQLAGELPITVITGFPDVFSVSEIENELTDAWTTILKDAVSDACQQASEMREQEGTSLSKDLQVRIHKLQQCVEKISARQAIALTTYRERIQRRVAEHFNEEPLKDPARLYQEIVLLADKGDITEEITRMNSHLTQMKQTLSLSGTIGRKLEFIAQELLREANTIGSKSVDTVTSEYTINIKSEIEKIKEQVQNVE, from the coding sequence ATGGCAATAAGTATGACAGGATATGGAAGCGCAAAGGTGGCCACAAACCAGTTGCTTTTGACGGTTGAGGTTAAAACCGTAAATCACCGTTATCTTGACATTAGTATGAAACTACCAAACCAATTCGGATTCCTGGAAGAAAACCTTAAAAAAATGCTGCAAATTTACTTTCAAAGGGGGAGAGTGGAACTATATATTCAAATTCATGGAGAAGCGCTCATGCAAAAAACAGTTGAAACAAACTGGGACTTAGTAGAACAGTATATGTCTCAATTACAAGAGATGAAGGAACGTTATCAGCTTGCTGGGGAATTGCCAATAACAGTTATCACCGGCTTCCCCGATGTGTTTTCTGTATCTGAGATAGAAAACGAATTAACTGATGCATGGACTACCATATTGAAGGATGCTGTAAGTGATGCTTGTCAACAAGCATCAGAGATGAGAGAACAGGAAGGTACATCCCTATCAAAGGATTTGCAAGTTCGTATACATAAACTGCAGCAATGTGTAGAAAAAATAAGTGCACGACAGGCTATAGCGTTGACAACATATCGTGAACGAATTCAACGCCGAGTTGCAGAGCATTTTAATGAAGAACCGCTAAAGGATCCGGCAAGATTATATCAGGAAATTGTTTTATTAGCTGACAAAGGCGATATTACAGAAGAGATAACTCGCATGAACAGTCATCTGACGCAGATGAAACAAACATTATCGTTAAGCGGAACGATTGGACGAAAATTAGAATTTATCGCGCAGGAATTGCTTCGCGAAGCAAATACAATCGGTTCAAAATCAGTAGACACGGTTACAAGTGAATATACAATAAATATCAAAAGTGAAATTGAAAAAATAAAAGAACAGGTGCAAAACGTGGAATAA